The Vicia villosa cultivar HV-30 ecotype Madison, WI linkage group LG1, Vvil1.0, whole genome shotgun sequence genome includes a region encoding these proteins:
- the LOC131646872 gene encoding uncharacterized protein LOC131646872, whose product MAQRNIICSVHYNGVISNDLTNGFSFSNTETKRFKVHCRADFMHLKERIETKLQLPVSEIIYRLPLFNGDSGIIFYVMKPIEDDDGVKVMFECHNSFAPLDDMELYVHIVSPPINQSQESHSHQYGLSQPTDEEPTQNNEPFIPDEQVDEYSEDEIQEVQYEDLFGDDNDPDIVEPSQPTLARPISMYAPPDHMRNICLEEAPSESIFGSHITNYSDVDLYEGMEFEDKEECVAAMQHWHITNNLDYWVYKSDTNRYVIKCKNPTCKFKCRASVRKKNSKWMIGKLSGPHVCTTTSMSQDHRQLTSDIVSHCIRDLVNTDPSIKVKLIISHITGKYGYNISYRKAWIAKVKAIESLYGNWETSYNDLPRWLLVMKTYLPGMIIDLETLPAFSNEGSQLGDKMIFHRLFWAFQPCIHGFAYCKPIVQVDGTWLYGRYKGTLLMAVAQDGNGNIFPIAFAIVEGETKDAWSFFLRNLRIHVTPQPNLCLISDRHPSIKSAYDDPANGWQNPPSSHVYCIRHIAQNFMRAIRDKELRKKLVNMGYALTESTYNYYRTEIRQTNRDAMEWIENIPREKWARAFDRGQRWGHMTTNLAEAMNSMLKATRNLPIASLFSATYFRMGALFGQRGHEWTKRLTSGQTFTDKCIKGMTEEVNKASSHNVYQFDRERFYFMVAERINRNDGRPTGTYGVDLRKRTCDCGKFQAFHLPCSHVIAACESIRQDYTIHIPDMFKIQHVFKVYQQSFQILPHQDNWPQYRGPTLCHDETMRRKKRGRPNSTRIRTEMDDVEKEKRMCGICREVGHIRSKCPNVSGPSNRPP is encoded by the exons ATGGCTCAGAGAAACATTATTTGTTCAGTGCATTACAATGGTGTTATCAGTAACGATCTAACCAACGGTTTTTCGTTTAGTAATACCGAAACAAAACGTTTCAAAGTGCATTGTAGAGCCGATTTTATGCATTTGAAGGAACGGATCGAAACAAAATTGCAACTtcctgtaagtgaaattatttatcGACTTCCGTTGTTTAATGGAGACAGCGGTATCATTTTTTACGTCATGAAACCAATAGAGGACGATGATGGCGTTAAAGTGATGTTCGAATGTCACAATTCGTTTGCACCTCTTGACGATATGGAGCTATATGTTCATATTGTTAGTCCTCCCATTAACCAATCGCAAGAGTCGCATTCGCATCAATACGGTTTGAGCCAACCCACTGACGAAGAGCCAACCCAAAACAACGAACCATTTATACCCGACGAACAGGTGGACGAGTACAGTGAGGATGAAATACAAGAAGTGCAATATGAAGATCTTTTTGGTGATGACAATGACCCTGATATTGTTGAGCCGTCGCAGCCTACACTTGCACGACCGATTAGCATGTACGCCCCACCGGATCACATGCGAAATATCTGTTTAGAAGAGGCACCGTCTGAATCAATTTTTGGTTCCCACATAACAAACTATAGTGATGTTGATTTATATGAGGGAATGGAGTTTGAAGACAAGGAGGAGTGCGTTGCTGCTATGCAACATTGGCATATCACCAATAATCTTGATTATTGGGTATACAAATCTGATACGAACAGATATGTCATCAAATGCAAAAATCCAACTTGCAAATTCAAATGTAGAGCATCAGTTCGCAAGAAGAATTCTAAGTGGATGATAGGTAAGTTGAGTGGACCACATGTCTGCACAACCACTTCAATGTCGCAAGATCATAGACAACTTACATCAGATATTGTCTCTCACTGCATCAGAGATTTGGTTAACACCGACCCCTCAATTAAGGTAAAGCTCATAATTTCTCATATAACAGGAAAGTATGGTTATAATATATCTTACAGGAAAGCGTGGATTGCAAAGGTAAAGGCCATAGAATCCTTGTATGGAAACTGGGAGACATCTTACAATGACCTTCCACGATGGTTATTGGTAATGAAAACATATCTGCCTGGAATGATAATAGACTTGGAAACTTTACCTGCATTTTCAAACGAAGGAAGTCAGTTGGGTGATAAGATGATATTCCATCGTCTATTTTGGGCTTTTCAaccttgcatccatggttttgccTATTGCAAGCCAATTGTTCAAGTCGACGGAACATGGTTGTATGGAAGGTACAAAGGGACATTGTTGATGGCTGTGGCGCAGGATGGGAATGGTAACATTTTTCCAATTGCTTTCGCTATTGTCGAGGGTGAAACCAAGGATGCTTGGAGTTTTTTCCTTCGTAATCTAAGAATCCATGTGACACCCCAACCCAATCTATGCCTAATATCAGACAGACATCCATCGATTAAAAGTGCCTATGATGATCCTGCAAATGGATGGCAAAATCCTCCGTCATCACATGTCTATTGCATAAGGCATATCGCGCAAAATTTTATGCGTGCGATTAGAGACAAAGAACTACGTAAAAAACTCGTCAACATGG GATATGCATTGACGGAGTCAACGTACAATTACTATAGAACCGAAATTCGTCAGACAAATAGAGATGctatggagtggattgaaaatatCCCCAGGGAGAAGTGGGCAAGGGCGTTTGATAGAGGGCAACGATGGGGACACATGACGACTAACCTTGCAGAAGCAATGAACTCTATGCTAAAGGCTACCAGAAATCTTCCAATAGCGTCTTTGTTTTCGGCCACATATTTTCGGATGGGAGCATTATTTGGTCAACGCGGACATGAATGGACAAAGAGGTTGACATCAGGCCAAACTTTTACAGACAAGTGTATCAAGGGGATGACTGAAGAAGTCAACAAAGCAAGCAGTCATAATGTTTACCAGTTTGACCGGGAGAGGTTCTATTTTATGGTGGCCGAAAGAATAAACCGCAACGATGGTCGTCCAACTGGTACTTACGGTGTTGATCTGCGAAAGCGAACATGTGATTGTGGAAAATTTCAAGCGTTCCATTTGCCTTGCTCACATGTGATTGCAGCATGTGAAAGTATACGCCAAGACTACACCATTCACATACCCGACATGTTCAAGATACAACATGTTTTTAAAGTCTACCAACAAAGCTTCCAGATCCTCCCACATCAAGACAATTGGCCTCAATATAGAGGGCCTACTCTTTGTCATGACGAAACTATGCGTAGGAAAAAAAGAGGCCGCCCTAACAGTACTCGGATTCGAACCGAAATGGACGACgtggaaaaggaaaagagaatgtGTGGGATATGCCGTGAAGTAGGCCATATCCGAAGTAAATGTCCAAATGTATCAGGCCCGTCCAATAGGCCTCCTTAA
- the LOC131646861 gene encoding protein MAIN-LIKE 2-like — protein MSGLLTLGDNHRGTRENVAAFDESKRFRLHNHMFDREPSEAIKPYLQRAGFGIVSKINFRSVDSKLVIAMLERWRPETHTFHLPTSECTITLEDINMLFGLRVDGRAVVGDTEGPDYACIDALGIQPFSDRVKGSVKLTWIHDELNELENHSQQTEEENILHAKLYILSMIAVLFPDKSHSVLHSSWFKFVKDLDECGKYSWGSACLAYLYREMCKACRVGCMSVVGCSLILAVWTYYRIPQLAPRSEIAPSYPYATRFAQRGMEYYSSPNAFLDGYRFILDHMVQGDFLWRPYEEYPRRTQREAKAWSATTYIICFHIVEMHHADRVRL, from the exons ATGTCTGGTTTGCTTACTTTGGGAGATAATCATCGAGGAACAAGAGAGAACGTGGCTGCATTC gATGAGTCTAAAAGGTTTAGACTACATAATCATATGTTTGATAGGGAGCCAAGTGAGGCTATCAAGCCTTACTTACAAAGAGCCGGGTTTGGGATCGTCTCCAAAATCAACTTTAGAAGTGTTGATTCTAAACTTGTAATTGCGATGCTTGAGAGGTGGAGGCCTGAGACACACACGTTTCATTTGCCGACCAGTGAATGTACAATCACATTAGAGGATATAAATATGTTGTTTGGCCTCCGCGTAGATGGGAGAGCTGTAGTAGGTGATACCGAAGGTCCCGATTATGCTTGTATCGATGCTTTAGGCATACAACCTTTTAGTGATAGGGTGAAGGGTTCGGTAAAATTGACATGGATACACGATGAGTTGAATGAATTAGAAAACCATTCTCAACAAACCGAGGAGGAAAATATACTGCATGCAAAATTATATATCTTAAGTATGATTGCTGTTTTATTTCCTGATAAATCTCATAGTGTATTGCATTCTTCTTGGTTCAAATTTGTCAAAGATCTTGATGAATGTGGAaaatatagttgggggtctgcGTGTTTGGCTTACCTTTACAGGGAGATGTGCAAAGCATGTCGTGTAGGATGCATGAGTGTTGTAGGCTGCTCACTCATTCTCGCTGTGTGGACTTACTATCGCATTCCACAACTTGCTCCAAGGAGTGAAATTGCTCCATCCTATCCATACGCCACTAG ATTTGCACAACGAGGTATGGAGTATTACTCATCTCCAAATGCTTTTCTTGATGGATATCGTTTCATTTTGGATCACATGGTCCAAGGAGAT TTTTTGTGGAGGCCTTACGAAGAATATCCTCGTCGCACTCAACGAGAAGCTAAAGCGTGGAGTGCAACTACATATATTATCTGTTTTCATATTGTGGAAATGCATCACGCCGACAGGGTTAGGCTTTAA